One Drosophila teissieri strain GT53w chromosome X, Prin_Dtei_1.1, whole genome shotgun sequence genomic window, AGAGTAAATGCATATTGCACTTTTTCATGAACTTGGTTCTTGGGCATTTCTAAAAACAACACATTCcagtaaaaataaacagattgaaaaaaaaaacaaaaaaaaaaaaaaatgaagtaaaTCAGAGTTGGATGTCCTTTTCGTGGGCATCGCATATCCCATTCATATCAGACGattggcaaatggaaattttcaACTTTCTGCAGTCTGGGGTCGTCCTGTTACTCTCTTTTGTTGTTTAGCACAcgaaaacataaacaaaatgcgCTAAGTTCAATAATTTAAGATACCCTATTAGAGCGAGACAGGGAAGTGGGTTTTtgtgttcttgttgttttgaGCGGGATATCTTGGTCAGTCGGTCTGGTCTTCAATAGAAATAATGCCCTTATCATCTCCCCCTCacgctcgctcgctcgctcccCTGTGCTCCTGTGCTCCAGACTCAGTGTCTGTCTCCCTCTATTTCGTAATTCGTATTTCGTAGTTCGTAGTGTGGgtgtgcgtatctgtgtggATTTTTGAAGCTAACTTAAAAATGGTAGAAAGAAGTGTTGGGCAGAAAAACACAATCATCTGCATTGGCATACGCTTATGCGCGTGCTAATTATTACAACTAGATAAACCTATTTAAATCCAACTCAATTAATTAAGTCAATCGCTCTGTTCAAGTCTCAAGTCTGATTCTGTGCGACTTCTATtcatttcatatatatatttttttgcagtacatatttttacaatttcaaCGGGTTTTAATGGTTTTCCTAGATCCTAGACTGTTCATTGCTCGTTCGAAACTTCTGTTCTCTGACTCAAGCCACGACCGCCCCGCCCCGCACCGCACCGCCCCTTCGCCTTATGCCTTTAGTTACCTAATGTAAAACGATAATATAATGTAATTGATGCCGATTCGGTTGCTGTGTGTGGGTCTGTCTCTTAAATCGCAATacatctgaatctgaatctgtatctgaatctgaatctgtatcggtttttgtgtgtttagTGAGTTTGTTGTTCGTTTCTCAAACAAcgtatctatatatatatatatatatacatatatatatacatatatatttatatttgcatatttctatGTATACtaatcaaaaaaaattgtataaaataaacaaacaaacaaaacgcgTCCTAACCTGCTTCACTGTCGCTCGAGTCACTCGAACTGCTATCACTCGAACTCGACGACGACGAATCGCTGGAACTGGAACTCGACGACACGGGATTCGCCGGCTGCACTGCCTCGACCTTGTTCGAAGCGGACTCATCTGCGGATAATGGTAAAAATGGCGGAATTAGTATTGGAATTAGCATGCTGACGAGTTCAAATGCTAGTACATACCTTTCTTGGCGGTTTTCTTGCTTGCCCCCAGTTGGCCGGTGACGTCCTGCAGGCgcttctccagctcctgcttCTTCTCGGCCATCTGCTCGTCCTTCGACTTGCCAGACGGCTTTTTATCTGCGAGACGGAAAAACGACATGCTTAGATTGATATTCTCAACTAACAGAGAGCTGACGGAAGAGGGGGGGGGGGAAAGATTGATCGGGGGATATAGGATATAGGATATAGGATCATGCTcgaaacaaaatgtattcaaaacGTTTGGACGGGGAAAAAAGGTAAAGCGGCAATGTCATTAGCGATGTTATAAAAATCTCTTGAGGATAATCAAAAGCCAATATCAAAAGGTATTGTTATCACATGAGGAATTTGTAATTTAGAGATTTCTGTAACACATCGGCACTTCTACAGCATTCACAAGCTACTTGAGGAAAGGAAGAGGgggtttcatttaatttgtccttatttaatttttgttttttttgcatgCACTTGCTAGCTACAGATAAACTGGATAGAAACTCGAGTGTTGAAAATCTTAATCATAAGGATTTGCAGTTTGATACATTTGatgcatttggtttttttttcgagtttAACTAACTAAACATGACCACTACGGTTTTCGGttcgaaattaaaatcaaatttggaAGCGCAGTCAGCAAagccaaaatggaaatgggttCTTCTGTTCTTAGTTTTGATTTGGATATAGATTGCTCAGTTGTCTGATGTTCGTTTGATCTTTTGGTGTGCCTCTAACTTGACTCTTGTACTGGTACTTGGTCTTGGTactttaattttcattagcttttgctgtttttgctgctttgctgttgctattgcttttgcatttgcatttgctttggcttttgttgtggTCTCGGTTTAGTTACAAACTTACAATATGGCTTACGTGTTTTTTTGCGCAAACACGACGCCACATAGCTTTCTAGCTCGCGCAGCGTCGACGGCTTCAGCGTCTCAAAGTCGATCTCTATTTCATCGGGGTTGGAGTCACGCAGCGATGGCTCCCGATTCTGGATAATGTGAACCACACGGCCCAGCTTGTCACCTGCGAACAGAACGGGAAATTAGTGGCGCTCTACAGAAGTTGTGTAAAATCGACGGCATTGTCAGTACTCAAAGGATCAAATAAAAGCCATCGATCTTAAATCGCGTCAAATAGAATAGACAACTTATTATAGGGCTGATCTTACCTGGCAACTTGTTGATGTCGAGCGACAACTGGCGCTTCTCATCGTACGACATTGGCTTGGCCgtgtcctcctcctcggagtCAAAGTTCATCACCTGGCTAGGTTTCTTCTTGCTGCTGCCGCGCGCGCCGGCGCCACCGGTGCTGGCATTCGCGCCACCAACACCACCGCCAGCGCCCGCCGAACTGCTGCCCTTGGCCCGCTTGGAGGCATTGCCGCCGCCCGCTGCTCCTGCACCGCCAACACCTCCCACAGATCCAGCGCCCGCTGCAGCTCCCGCTGCGCCACCAGCCGCATTGCCCCCAGCCGCATTATTGCTGGCTCCAACGCCGCCGGCTCCGCTGCCCTTTGCGCCACGTCCGCCCTTGCTCTTAGCACCTTTACCGCTGCCAGCCGTCGTACCGCCGGCACCTGCCGCTGCGCCCGCTGCCAGAGCGCCGGCCAGGGTGCCCGCCTTGCCGCCCGACGATGCTCCTGATGCTGTCACACCGGCACCAAAGCCAGCACCGGCCGCGGCACCGCCGCCCGCCAGCTGGCTAAAGGCCATGGCCACGTCGTGCACCTGGCTGTGCAACGCACCCACATTGGGAACGCCGCCTGCGACGGCCGCTCCGCCATGGCCAACCAACGAACCACTGAGCAGCGCGTTGAGATTGGCGCCGCCCGCTCCGCCGGCACCCAAGGCACCGACACCGCCGGGCACGGAAACGCTCCCATGGCCGCCGGATCCGGGACCGCCTGCTCCGCCAGCATTTGCACCGCCGCCCGGGGCGTGACCATGGTGCGAGGCCGAACCGGAGCCTGATCCGCCGCCCATTGACTTCTTCTTTTCCTTGAGTTTTTTCTTCGCCTTCTTTTTGGCCGAGGCCTCCTCTGACAGCTTGCGGATCTCCTCCTGCAGACCGAGCAGCTTAGACTCGAGCATCTTCAGCTTAGCGCTGCGCTCCTCATCCGAGTTTGATTCGTTCTCGGTATCGCTGGAGTCCTCGCTGGACGAATCGCTGGCATCGTGCTTGAGTGAGGAGGAGCCGCCGTATCCGTGAccatggccatgtccgtgACCATGACCGTGACTGTGGCCGTGGCCGTGACCATGCCCGTGGCCATGTCCATGATGGTGGGCCGCATTGGCCACCGGCTCATCGGGGATGTTGGCATAGCGCATCTCAAATACGTCCTGCAGCTTGCGACCCATGGCCACAACATCGTGATCTGGCGGATTGTACTTGTAGCAGTTGGTGAATATTAATCGCACGTCGGCGGCGAATTCCGGCGCGCTCTTGTACTCGCGATTGTCCATTTTCCGCTTGACTGTCCCCAGATCCATTGGTTTCTTGATGATGTCGTGGTAGTCATGCAGGCCAAGCATTTCCGCGTCCACTGGCTTGTAGAACGGCCAAGCATAGCCCGAGTGCTTCTTCGAGAAGAGCTCCTTGAGGATTTCGTTGCACGACTTGAGCGCATCCGACAGCTTCTCCTTGTTCTTGGCCACCGCAACACCAGCCACGCCGCCGGCAACTAGACCGCCAAGTCCGGGCACTCCGGAGACGCCAAGCGGCGACATATTGTATCCCGAGCCCTGGAATGTAAGATCCTGTGGTTCAGAATGTCCCATCGTTTCGGTTTTTGATGATTTGGTTGATTTGGTTGATTTGTggtttgttgttggtgttgttgatTGATTGGTGTTGTGGTTGTAGTTGGTGTTGATTTGATCGATCGATTGATTGGTTGGTTGAGTGCAAACAAAATCAacgcaaaagaaaagaaaaataaacgaGCAAAAGCAGCATGGGGTTAGCAtcgaaataaatcaaatggttctaaaataaatgattGCAGATCATGCGAATAGAACGAACTTCACTCTTCATATTGCAGGTCAAGTTAAATCCCCTTCGCATGTCTCTCTCTGTGACAATGATTACCGATCATGAGGATGAAATTCGACTCGATTGAAAGTATCGATTCAAGGTCAAATAAAATCCCCACTCACGTACTTCgttttatttacaaatctATGAAATGGTATTCGAGTAAAAGGCAGGACGGCGTATAGTGTATGATTTAATCGATTGTTGTTGTGCATTAGGATTGGATATTATTGTAATTGCAAaggaaattattcaaatgatCAGTCAGACCGAAGTATGAGCTTGGCACATCAAAAGTAATGCAAAACAGGaactttaattaaactaaGAAGACTCAGTGTGACAATTAGGACTTTATTCaaactaaatacaaattcatGAATTCAGACCAATCTAGCTGACTTAATGGATTGGCACACATTGAatgaattacaaataattaaccCCAAAGATTTTGACTATGTGAGAGCTCTTGAGGGACTATGATCATACTCATACGACTGGCGATGCCCGTTACTCTTACCTTCTTGCCAATTACCTGACGATTCGACTCCCGCCGCGTCGCAATCTTGGCCGATTTGGAGTCCATTTGCGCGTACGGGGATTCAAAGGCATTGGCCGTCGGCGTGGTTGTGTCCGCCTTCCGTTTGACGCCCTTCTTTATTTTGGCGGGCTGCTGAGGCGGTATCACGGCGTCGACTCCGACGCTCACGCCCGCATTCACATAGGCCTGAACGGCGTTGGCGGCATTGACGGCAACTGCTGGTATTGtccctgctcctccagcggcTCCCGCTGCACCtcccgccgccgccgctgcagctactgctgctgccgccgccgctacTGCGGCTGTACTGCCATCTAGAAGCGAGGAGCTATTGACCGCCGTCTGGCCGGGCGCACCGGGATAGGCGCCCGTTTGGCCCGTATTTAGAAGACTAGCCATAAGGGCTTCAGCATTGCGATTGGCTGCAGCTGCACCTGGCCCACCAGCGCCGCCAGCCATCGCTGTCGTCGTCGTATTGGTGCTGCCGGGTACCGTGTGCGGTGGCATTGTGCTAATCGGTGGTATGGACGGTGCACCGCCGGCCGTCGATGAAACCGTGCCGCCCATGGCGGATACGGGTCGGGCGGCAGTCGCTCCTCCCGCACCGGAACCCGGCTGAGTTCCTGGTGTGCTTGAAGATCCACCGCCTGCTCCTGTCGCTCCTTGCAGGCCGGACTGTTGCGCGGATGAGGCAGCCGCTGACACTTTGGTGGAGCCACTACCTGGTCCGCTGGTAACTGCTGCCGAGGATGTACCAGAACCGGTGGATGCTCCAGCGCCACTCGACGATGACTTGGGCGTAGCCGGCGCCCGTTGCTTCTTTTTTCCACCCTTGGCCGTAACCGGCTCCAGTTCGAGCTCCTCCTTAGGCATCGATTCGATCTTCTGCAGGAAGACCTTCTCGAGCGTCTGGGCCATAACAACTACATCCTCGCCAGGCTTGTTGTAGACATAGCAATTGTTGAACATGGTATTGAAGTCGTGTATGGTCTCCTTGGCGGACCAATAGTAGTTGTTCTCCAGCCGCTTCTTGATCGTACCCATGTCCATGGGCTGTTTGATGATCTTGTGGTAGTCGGGCAGGTTGAGCTTCTTGGCATCGACGGGCTGTTGGAAGGGCCACGAGAAGTGGTGCTTCCATATCACCTTCATCACCGTCTTGATCAGATATTGCAATTGGTTCGTATTGCGGCCGGGCCGCTCCGCTGGCGGAATCACCGGTGGCTGTACAATGCCATTGACTGGCTCCACGGGTGGCTCGTAACGAGGCGGTGGCTCACTGGACGacatggtggtggtggtggtggttctTGTGGTGGTTCTGGTGCTTCAGTTTGAGATTTGTGTCTTGGGATTAAGGATCCGGGTTGATGGTTATCCGACTGAGacggccaacacacacactccacctacacacacacacacacacacacacacgggccGCCTCCGTCTCTCCTCCTTGTCCTCTAATTTGATCCTCCTTGCGATTCCTTCGTATGAGGGTATGTAGGGGGGGGTGAAAGTGGGTTTAGGGGGGGAACTGGTCTTATGTGGCCGGtgaccacctcctcctcctgcgacTGACAACGCCTACTCCTGCTGTTCCTGCGACTCCTACTCCTGGTAATCCTCCGCCGCCTATCGTTTTTTCAGCTCCTGATCCTGGTGCTCCTGTTCTggtttttgttaaaaatctCTTCTTGTTCAAGGGATAATATTGTGTAGTGGTCCGTAGTGATTGCTTCATGCTCAGCAATGTCTGTGCACTGTGGTTTATTAAGAAAATACATGATTTAGTTGGAGTGTCAGAAGCATTTGGAATTTAGAGGATGGTACTCACCTCGCCTGCTCCAGATTCTCAGGGCCCAGGCTCCTCTCATTGGAATCGGCTGGCTTCACCTGATTCGAGGGCCAAGGACTTTACAAGTACAACTGCTACTGGAGTCATTGTAGCTTTGTATCCTTCTTTATTATTGGAAAAAATCTTAGCACAGCACAGACGGCTATAAATCTGTAAGAGAGagtaaaacacaaaaaaaaagccaagttAGCCGGTACATTCGGATATTTTGCAACTCTGGCCGTGGGATTTGCATTTCACAACACTCCTCCACGGAGGGttacataaacaaaaaataaataatggggcccacaaacaaacagacagaaACGAAACTAACAATTACAATCTCGCTAAAAGTGCGGCGGTTGCCATAAACAATATGCGACACCAACGAATGTAGAATGTAGAATATGCAGAGGCGGcaggaaaacggaaaacacaaaacagaacacagaacacaCGGAAGAAGCTGAAAACACGGAGAACGAACAAACGcatacactcgcacacacaagcCAAGTGCAAAACAATCAATTGCGAGCACTTTTTAACAGCAATCAAATCACTTGCTTCGCAATATTCCTAGTATTTATTACTTTATGCGTTTGACTGTAGAtttcaacattatttttagacgtttttctttactttttttgcGGTGTCTGCCgtttcatttagtttttccCTTCCACCGTTTTCGTCGTGAGTAGTTACTTTGCCGCCGTTTTTCCCATCCACAGCGAAAATAGAGAAGAGGCGAACAGGCCACAGAgagcaacacaaaaaaagatgAGCCAGAGCGAAGCGGCGCTCTCATTTTCTAGTTCGAAATTCAAGAGAGCGCCCGgctcacacatacacgcatACGCATACCGCACAATAGAGCTGTCTCGCTTGCACTTGAGGATAAAGAGCAAGCAAAGCAGGCAAATGGCGCACGCTAAACGCTGCAAAATACGTTTTTTAAACCTAAAAAAAAGCCTTCAATAAAcacaataaatatacattaatgCAAACGCACAAACCAATGATTAATTTAATTCCACATACGCAATACCAATGTCTCTACACACAGAATGAATATGGCGTGTGTTGTGTTTGCATTGAGAGAAATTCACCACGCCGCCTTTTTAAAGTTGAATTCATGTCATTCGGCATGATTCATTcgctttgtttgttgttgttgcagcgcTAATGCAAACGCCATGCCAAAAGGCAATAAAATGCACGTAATTCCAACATTTCTTCGTTtctcaaattttatttaacaccCTCAACTAAGTGTGATAGGCAGCGGAGAGAGATGTGTCAGCGAGAAAGAGGAAgaacgaacacacacacacacgcatacgcaTACAGTGGAATAATTTCCCATTTGCCGATATTCCTAAATGACAGTggacaaattgcatttaagtTGCACTCTAAAATCTATTGTACAGTTATTTGGAAAATCTACGGTTCCCATTATGGTTTCTTTAATGTTTATAATAAGTTAGTATCTGTAGGTCAAACACAAACACTtgtctttgcttttttgcGTCGATTTGTTTATTAGCTAGCTAGAGTTTTTGTTGATGTTGCGAATTTATttacactcgcacacacacacacatgtagaCATGTGCCGCCGGCCGGCAAGTgatgtttctttttcttctctttccatcttttttttttgtttttgatggCTTTCACTTTGGGCTTTACAGTTATCAGCTGTATATTCGAAGCTGCATTTAATTGTCCGATTTGGCCCACTGTGTTTTTGTTAGTTGCCAAGTGTGCGTGTGGGAGTGTGTGTAAGTACGTTTGTGACGCAAAATTAAACGGAAGAATAACGAACACGAACGAAGGTAGACACCAGCAAGGCCAGCCAATGAATATGACGTATTCGGCCCATTCTAAACTCGCCTCGCCACATTTATAATTGGAATATTAggaataacaaatatttaatacacaaTAGCGGGCGACTCTCTCGCTCtcacaacaaaacaaaacattaactggcactcacacacacgcactctaAACacaggagagagagagagagaaagagggGCATGAGAGCAAAAGCCAAGAGCGcagaaagagagcgagagcgggCGAACGTGCGGTTGTAATTATGTAGTACAGTAGACTTTGAGTTTTCAACAGAAATTCACGTAGAACGATACG contains:
- the LOC122624805 gene encoding homeotic protein female sterile isoform X4; amino-acid sequence: MSSSEPPPRYEPPVEPVNGIVQPPVIPPAERPGRNTNQLQYLIKTVMKVIWKHHFSWPFQQPVDAKKLNLPDYHKIIKQPMDMGTIKKRLENNYYWSAKETIHDFNTMFNNCYVYNKPGEDVVVMAQTLEKVFLQKIESMPKEELELEPVTAKGGKKKQRAPATPKSSSSGAGASTGSGTSSAAVTSGPGSGSTKVSAAASSAQQSGLQGATGAGGGSSSTPGTQPGSGAGGATAARPVSAMGGTVSSTAGGAPSIPPISTMPPHTVPGSTNTTTTAMAGGAGGPGAAAANRNAEALMASLLNTGQTGAYPGAPGQTAVNSSSLLDGSTAAVAAAAAAVAAAAAAGGAAGAAGGAGTIPAVAVNAANAVQAYVNAGVSVGVDAVIPPQQPAKIKKGVKRKADTTTPTANAFESPYAQMDSKSAKIATRRESNRQDLTFQGSGYNMSPLGVSGVPGLGGLVAGGVAGVAVAKNKEKLSDALKSCNEILKELFSKKHSGYAWPFYKPVDAEMLGLHDYHDIIKKPMDLGTVKRKMDNREYKSAPEFAADVRLIFTNCYKYNPPDHDVVAMGRKLQDVFEMRYANIPDEPVANAAHHHGHGHGHGHGHGHSHGHGHGHGHGHGYGGSSSLKHDASDSSSEDSSDTENESNSDEERSAKLKMLESKLLGLQEEIRKLSEEASAKKKAKKKLKEKKKSMGGGSGSGSASHHGHAPGGGANAGGAGGPGSGGHGSVSVPGGVGALGAGGAGGANLNALLSGSLVGHGGAAVAGGVPNVGALHSQVHDVAMAFSQLAGGGAAAGAGFGAGVTASGASSGGKAGTLAGALAAGAAAGAGGTTAGSGKGAKSKGGRGAKGSGAGGVGASNNAAGGNAAGGAAGAAAGAGSVGGVGGAGAAGGGNASKRAKGSSSAGAGGGVGGANASTGGAGARGSSKKKPSQVMNFDSEEEDTAKPMSYDEKRQLSLDINKLPGDKLGRVVHIIQNREPSLRDSNPDEIEIDFETLKPSTLRELESYVASCLRKKTRKPYYKKPSGKSKDEQMAEKKQELEKRLQDVTGQLGASKKTAKKDESASNKVEAVQPANPVSSSSSSSDSSSSSSSDSSSSDSSDSEAG
- the LOC122624805 gene encoding homeotic protein female sterile isoform X1, whose amino-acid sequence is MSSSEPPPRYEPPVEPVNGIVQPPVIPPAERPGRNTNQLQYLIKTVMKVIWKHHFSWPFQQPVDAKKLNLPDYHKIIKQPMDMGTIKKRLENNYYWSAKETIHDFNTMFNNCYVYNKPGEDVVVMAQTLEKVFLQKIESMPKEELELEPVTAKGGKKKQRAPATPKSSSSGAGASTGSGTSSAAVTSGPGSGSTKVSAAASSAQQSGLQGATGAGGGSSSTPGTQPGSGAGGATAARPVSAMGGTVSSTAGGAPSIPPISTMPPHTVPGSTNTTTTAMAGGAGGPGAAAANRNAEALMASLLNTGQTGAYPGAPGQTAVNSSSLLDGSTAAVAAAAAAVAAAAAAGGAAGAAGGAGTIPAVAVNAANAVQAYVNAGVSVGVDAVIPPQQPAKIKKGVKRKADTTTPTANAFESPYAQMDSKSAKIATRRESNRQDLTFQGSGYNMSPLGVSGVPGLGGLVAGGVAGVAVAKNKEKLSDALKSCNEILKELFSKKHSGYAWPFYKPVDAEMLGLHDYHDIIKKPMDLGTVKRKMDNREYKSAPEFAADVRLIFTNCYKYNPPDHDVVAMGRKLQDVFEMRYANIPDEPVANAAHHHGHGHGHGHGHGHSHGHGHGHGHGHGYGGSSSLKHDASDSSSEDSSDTENESNSDEERSAKLKMLESKLLGLQEEIRKLSEEASAKKKAKKKLKEKKKSMGGGSGSGSASHHGHAPGGGANAGGAGGPGSGGHGSVSVPGGVGALGAGGAGGANLNALLSGSLVGHGGAAVAGGVPNVGALHSQVHDVAMAFSQLAGGGAAAGAGFGAGVTASGASSGGKAGTLAGALAAGAAAGAGGTTAGSGKGAKSKGGRGAKGSGAGGVGASNNAAGGNAAGGAAGAAAGAGSVGGVGGAGAAGGGNASKRAKGSSSAGAGGGVGGANASTGGAGARGSSKKKPSQVMNFDSEEEDTAKPMSYDEKRQLSLDINKLPGDKLGRVVHIIQNREPSLRDSNPDEIEIDFETLKPSTLRELESYVASCLRKKTRKPYYKKPSGKSKDEQMAEKKQELEKRLQDVTGQLGASKKTAKKDESASNKVEAVQPANPVSSSSSSSDSSSSSSSDSSSSDSSDSEAGDGDERPPRKKKSRDSNGSNVNNPSINVVMGGNLPSGALSPTTMLMGLDHVVNSNTPTSQLSNMLGNANPLTAAAMLNNNNKTSLPGSNFGGAPAPGNMMHAGAGVPVAGAAVPTATGQQHNKNGPNDLGKVPPGGPINAALPPHSFAGGTATVATSQSSGGIRIASNLHKPSGLGGGDLGEHHAALAAALTSGVNSTGGGGAGGGNNTGSSNNNGGSNNNANPLGGSHGDAMANASLASGLKQIPQFDDPVEQSLASLEFSAGSTGKSGLTDNFLMQQHLMQPAGPQQQQQQQQPFGHQQQQQQQQQQQQQHMDYVTELLSKGAENVGGMNGNHLLNFNLDMAAAYQQKHPQQQQQQQQAHNNGFNVADFGMAGFDGLNMTAASFLDLEHSLQQQQMQQMQLQQQHHQQQQQTHQQQQQHQQQHHQQQQQQLTQQQLQQQQQHLQQQQHQQQLHQQQQQVANKLLIIPKPIESMMPSPPDKQQLQQHQKVLPPQQSPSDMKLHTSAAAAAAAASAQGKLAQAFKANEQNLKNASSWSSLASANSPQSHTSSSSSSSKAKPAMDSFQQFRNKAKERDRLKLLEAAEKEKKNQKEAAEKEQQRKHHKSSSSSSSASAAAAQAAAVAAATVAAAALGAAAAAAVASSASNPSGGGSSGGAGSASQQAITGDRDRDRDRERERERSGSGGGQSGNGNNSSNSANSNGPGSAGSGGSGGGGGSGPASAGGPNSGGGTANSNSGGGGPALLNAGSNSNSGVGSGGAASSNSNSSVGGIVGSGGPGSNSQGSSGGGGGGPASGGMGSGALDYGQQVAVLTQVAAHAQAQHVAAAVAAQAILAASPLGAMESGRKSVHDAQPQISRVEDIKASPGGQGQSSPAQQSPQDRAAAKRAEQRRAEQERRRREALAGQIDMNMQSDLMAAFEETL
- the LOC122624805 gene encoding homeotic protein female sterile isoform X3 gives rise to the protein MSSSEPPPRYEPPVEPVNGIVQPPVIPPAERPGRNTNQLQYLIKTVMKVIWKHHFSWPFQQPVDAKKLNLPDYHKIIKQPMDMGTIKKRLENNYYWSAKETIHDFNTMFNNCYVYNKPGEDVVVMAQTLEKVFLQKIESMPKEELELEPVTAKGGKKKQRAPATPKSSSSGAGASTGSGTSSAAVTSGPGSGSTKVSAAASSAQQSGLQGATGAGGGSSSTPGTQPGSGAGGATAARPVSAMGGTVSSTAGGAPSIPPISTMPPHTVPGSTNTTTTAMAGGAGGPGAAAANRNAEALMASLLNTGQTGAYPGAPGQTAVNSSSLLDGSTAAVAAAAAAVAAAAAAGGAAGAAGGAGTIPAVAVNAANAVQAYVNAGVSVGVDAVIPPQQPAKIKKGVKRKADTTTPTANAFESPYAQMDSKSAKIATRRESNRQDLTFQGSGYNMSPLGVSGVPGLGGLVAGGVAGVAVAKNKEKLSDALKSCNEILKELFSKKHSGYAWPFYKPVDAEMLGLHDYHDIIKKPMDLGTVKRKMDNREYKSAPEFAADVRLIFTNCYKYNPPDHDVVAMGRKLQDVFEMRYANIPDEPVANAAHHHGHGHGHGHGHGHSHGHGHGHGHGHGYGGSSSLKHDASDSSSEDSSDTENESNSDEERSAKLKMLESKLLGLQEEIRKLSEEASAKKKAKKKLKEKKKSMGGGSGSGSASHHGHAPGGGANAGGAGGPGSGGHGSVSVPGGVGALGAGGAGGANLNALLSGSLVGHGGAAVAGGVPNVGALHSQVHDVAMAFSQLAGGGAAAGAGFGAGVTASGASSGGKAGTLAGALAAGAAAGAGGTTAGSGKGAKSKGGRGAKGSGAGGVGASNNAAGGNAAGGAAGAAAGAGSVGGVGGAGAAGGGNASKRAKGSSSAGAGGGVGGANASTGGAGARGSSKKKPSQVMNFDSEEEDTAKPMSYDEKRQLSLDINKLPGDKLGRVVHIIQNREPSLRDSNPDEIEIDFETLKPSTLRELESYVASCLRKKTHKKPSGKSKDEQMAEKKQELEKRLQDVTGQLGASKKTAKKDESASNKVEAVQPANPVSSSSSSSDSSSSSSSDSSSSDSSDSEAGDGDERPPRKKKSRDSNGSNVNNPSINVVMGGNLPSGALSPTTMLMGLDHVVNSNTPTSQLSNMLGNANPLTAAAMLNNNNKTSLPGSNFGGAPAPGNMMHAGAGVPVAGAAVPTATGQQHNKNGPNDLGKVPPGGPINAALPPHSFAGGTATVATSQSSGGIRIASNLHKPSGLGGGDLGEHHAALAAALTSGVNSTGGGGAGGGNNTGSSNNNGGSNNNANPLGGSHGDAMANASLASGLKQIPQFDDPVEQSLASLEFSAGSTGKSGLTDNFLMQQHLMQPAGPQQQQQQQQPFGHQQQQQQQQQQQQQHMDYVTELLSKGAENVGGMNGNHLLNFNLDMAAAYQQKHPQQQQQQQQAHNNGFNVADFGMAGFDGLNMTAASFLDLEHSLQQQQMQQMQLQQQHHQQQQQTHQQQQQHQQQHHQQQQQQLTQQQLQQQQQHLQQQQHQQQLHQQQQQVANKLLIIPKPIESMMPSPPDKQQLQQHQKVLPPQQSPSDMKLHTSAAAAAAAASAQGKLAQAFKANEQNLKNASSWSSLASANSPQSHTSSSSSSSKAKPAMDSFQQFRNKAKERDRLKLLEAAEKEKKNQKEAAEKEQQRKHHKSSSSSSSASAAAAQAAAVAAATVAAAALGAAAAAAVASSASNPSGGGSSGGAGSASQQAITGDRDRDRDRERERERSGSGGGQSGNGNNSSNSANSNGPGSAGSGGSGGGGGSGPASAGGPNSGGGTANSNSGGGGPALLNAGSNSNSGVGSGGAASSNSNSSVGGIVGSGGPGSNSQGSSGGGGGGPASGGMGSGALDYGQQVAVLTQVAAHAQAQHVAAAVAAQAILAASPLGAMESGRKSVHDAQPQISRVEDIKASPGGQGQSSPAQQSPQDRAAAKRAEQRRAEQERRRREALAGQIDMNMQSDLMAAFEETL